In the genome of Salmo trutta chromosome 18, fSalTru1.1, whole genome shotgun sequence, one region contains:
- the znf503 gene encoding zinc finger protein 503, with the protein MITSPSVSALRNRSIHLVWESIDSRNIINKPFLHSVPPSDHLRQANRVPIKVLKMLTARSGHILHPEYLQPLPSTPISPIELDAKKSPLALLAQTCSQIGKPDPPPSSKLSSITSNGSSDKESKSGPLKMSDIGVDDKSSFKPYSKPSDKKDSSSGVSSGEKTGFRVPSATCQPFTPRTGSPNSSTSASPMPSEGKCGDREDKKDSDCNKNGTTDGSGTTNSHSRISVSCGGINVEVNQHQETTPGSKAMSSESSSLTSVSSASGLGSGLVAPVSPYKPGQTVFPLPPAGMHYPGSLGAYAGYPQHFLPHGGSLVNAQLASMGCSKAGSSPLAGASPPSIMSASLCRDPYCLSYHCASHLAGAASASQQCHDNAAAAAANAMKSGYHHMYPTHLLHGMHSSPQSFSGHPLYPYGFMLPNDPLPHVCNWVSANGPCDKRFSSSEELLNHLRTHTAFTGAEKLISGYPNSSSLASAAAAAMACHMHMPQSGGPGSPGTLTLRSPHHALGLSSRYHPYSKSPLPTGAPVPVPAATGPYYSPYALYGQRLTTASALGYQ; encoded by the exons ATGATCACATCGCCCTCGGTATCTGCTCTGAGAAATCGTAGTATTCATCTAGTCTGGGAGAGCATCGACTCTCGGAATATCATCAACAAGCCTTTTCTTCACTCCGTTCCCCCGTCGGACCATCTACGGCAAGCTAACAGAGTCCCCATCAAGGTTTTGAAAATGCTTACGGCACGATCAGGACACATTTTGCACCCAGAGTATCTTCAACCGTTACCATCTACCCCGATTAGCCCTATTGAG CTAGATGCTAAGAAGAGTCCGTTGGCACTGCTGGCGCAGACATGCTCTCAAATCGGTAAACCggacccccctccctcctccaaaCTATCCTCTATTACATCAAATGGATCTAGTGACAAGGAGTCCAAATCCGGTCCATTAAAAATGAGTGACATCGGTGTGGATGACAAATCCAGCTTCAAACCCTATTCGAAACCGTCAGATAAGAAGGACTCGTCCTCCGGCGTCTCGAGTGGAGAGAAGACTGGTTTCCGAGTGCCGAGCGCCACCTGTCAGCCATTCACGCCACGGACAGGCAGCCCCAACTCTAGCACTTCTGCCTCGCCCATGCCGTCAGAGGGGAAGTGTGGAGACAGGGAGGACAAGAAAGATTCAGATTGTAATAAAAATGGCACAACGGACGGATCTGGAACCACTAACAGCCACAGCAGGATAAGCGTGAGTTGCGGTGGAATTAACGTGGAGGTGAACCAGCACCAGGAGACAACGCCTGGGTCCAAAGCCATGTCTTCGGAATCCTCCTCTCTAACCTCCGTTTCCTCTGCTTCCGGACTCGGGTCAGGACTTGTAGCCCCAGTCTCTCCTTACAAACCGGGTCAGACAGTTTTTCCCCTGCCGCCTGCTGGCATGCACTACCCCGGGAGTTTAGGGGCCTACGCTGGTTATCCCCAACACTTCCTCCCTCACGGCGGGAGCCTGGTTAACGCACAGCTGGCCAGCATGGGCTGCAGTAAGGCCGGATCCAGCCCCCTGGCCGGGGCCTCTCCACCCTCCATCATGTCAGCCAGCCTGTGTAGAGACCCTTACTGCTTAAGTTACCATTGTGCCAGCCACTTAGCGGGCGCTGCCAGTGCCTCTCAGCAGTGCCACGACAACGCAGCTGCCGCGGCCGCCAACGCGATGAAATCCGGGTACCACCACATGTACCCGACACACCTTTTGCACGGCATGCACTCCTCTCCGCAGTCGTTCAGTGGACATCCTTTGTACCCCTATGGTTTCATGCTCCCCAACGACCCCCTTCCTCACGTCTGTAACTGGGTGTCGGCGAACGGACCCTGCGACAAGCGTTTCTCCTCTTCCGAGGAGCTGCTGAACCACCTGCGGACGCACACCGCCTTCACCGGGGCGGAGAAGTTGATATCGGGTTACCCTAATTCCTCATCTTTAGCTAGTGCTGCGGCTGCTGCGATGGCATGCCACATGCACATGCCACAGTCAGGAGGCCCTGGAAGCCCTGGGACACTGACGCTGAGGAGTCCGCATCACGCGTTGGGACTAAGCAGCCGTTACCATCCGTACTCCAAGAGCCCCCTGCCTACCGGagcccctgtccctgtccccgcAGCCACCGGGCCATACTACTCCCCCTATGCCCTGTACGGCCAGAGACTCACCACAGCATCAGCGCTGGGATACCAGTGA